The DNA window GCGCGGACGAGGTCGCGCGGGTGCTCGACGACGCGGTGAATGGCCGGCGGTGGGCTGAGGTGGCCAGTCGGGTGAAGGAGCTCGcggacgaggcggcggcggcggccgtgcgCCCAGGTGGCGACTCGTGGCGCGGGAGCTAAGCGAGCTCGGCTGCGAGCCAAGGCAGCGCGCGCACGTAGATGGCTTTGCCTTGGTCTCAGCTCCACTCGTAATTCGTGTAAGCTAAGCTCACGTGTTGCAATAAGCTCACGTGTTGCAATAAGCTCACTGAAGCCATATTCATATTCTAGTCTCAATTCTCCAGATCAACTTTGGACGATTTGTAAGACATGACATGTTCGAATATGAACTAAACAATATCCACCAGGCATAAGCAAGACTGTATTTTCTTTTGACAGAGAAACCAACCTGCTTGTAGAAGACACATCTTAATAAAACTGACTATAGAATTTGTAACCTTCAGCGTTTCAGTATTAGCAAGACTGAATATGGCCAATATTCTGCTGTCAGGAATCCGAGACAAATGGAGCTATCTCAACTGTCAAGCACCCATTCTTCATATCATGTATGCTACTAGACAAAGAAACCTCAATAGTCCAATACCATTCTTCACATCATTCAAGCACAAAAACGTGGCTTCAATCCAAATGCAAAGAAGTACGTAATAAGTAAGCAGCAGGCAATCTCTCTATGCAATGCAGATCAATATATTGGGCTCCGGTCTGTGTAGTTAAGGCCCGGGAGGCCGGGACAGCAACATTGCCTTTGCCTCCAACTCCAGATACAAACTCCACTTGCCACTCCAAATAGGCACCAAGTGGCAGTGGCCCAGCATATAATGATATAACGCTGCTTCTTCCCTGAAGTTCATCACAAGAAATGGAAGTACTCGATGCACCTGGACTGACCGATTGGTAGCAGCGTCCTCGACAGAGCGCTGGTGCTGCTGGACGAGGGGCTTGGCTGCGCAGAGTCATCAACCTCCATCTTAGCAGGACCGTTGCTTCCGTGAGATGGTACGCCGCCTGTCCACTGGAGTTGCTGGTATGTGTAGGCGCTCCTGTCAGGCTGTTGGTTGGCGCTGTAAGAGTGCATGATTGGTGATCGTGGTGTTGCCGGGGATGTCAGGAATGAGGGCTGTTCGGAGGCAGCTTGCGGGCTGAAGCAGATTGACACCGCCTTCTTTGAAGATGACTGCGACGCGATGTCTCTAGCACTTCCTACGGCGCTTGAGCTGGTGCTGCAGGTGTGATGGTTGAAGTAAGTGACAGAGAACAATGGTGGGTCGCTGGTGTCCTTCTGTTGGACTTGCTTTGTCGCGGGGCACTTCATGTCGTTCTTGTAGGTGCATCTGTAATAGAACCTGAAAATAGGACGACATGTACCAAAAAATCACTCCAAAGGGAAGAGAAGAATTATTTGCCAAAATGCTGAATACAGTGTAAATACTTCAACCGAAAAGTTCAGAATAGTTGTGTCAGAGAATACTCTGTTCCATCCTTTTTAACGTTTTGAGATCAGTACTTGCATGTCTTCCACTAATAATATAACAAGAGCACACCACAAAGTCACAGGAAGGGACTTTGAGTTGAGCTGCTTAGCGTCAAAACGAAATTTCTCAGATTTTCGCTAATTCTCTATTAGAGCGGTTGGAACTTAGTTAGACCACCGACAGTTAGTGAGTAAAACGGACGGTCCTCTTAAATTTCCTCTCAGAAGGTTGAATAACACCTTTTTAAAGATTTCTTTAGACTTTAGTGTACCAACTTGTCTTATTCTTCTTTACAATTCTGGAAGGACTCTGCAATAACATCCATATGTCAAAGGTCTATTTCCCTTTAACTCAGTAAGTGGGTGAGTATTTTGGAAAATAAAGATGCATCATgtcgaagggcgggcctggtgcaagcggtagagtcttaccgcctgtgaccggaaggtcccgggttcgagtcgcagtctcctcgcattgcataggcgagggtaaggcttgccactgacacccttcaccagaccccgcacagagcgggagctctctacactgggtacgcccctttttAAAGATGCATCATGTCCTTCCCCCTCCTCTGTCAACATTCAGTCTACCTAAATTAGGTGGAACACCATCTACAAACACTTTTAAGGCCTCTTCATCTACTGCGTCCACTGCCTTTTAGAAAATAAACATTAGCTCCCCATCAATTAACATGCTCTTGATGGGCTAACAATATATATGGGGGTCTGCACCTCATTCCAATCGCTCTCTAGAAAAGCAGAAAAAGGACTGCCAGAGACTGTCGGCATGGATACTACTAACAGCTGAAGACTTGAGTTGGACAACATGCACGCTAAACAAATGAGGCAACTTTTAGTATGCTAGTGAAGCGTTAGATCTCAAACTGAGTTGCAAATGACACGTACTAAAGGTGGCCAACTTGTGAACTGTATATTCACATATAAGAAGTGTTAAGAGGAAGTCTGAAGTAACACTTTAAGAGTTCTTTATGTGCCTAGTTGAGTTGTCAGTTAGGCAAGAGATTTCCACTTTGAATGTTCTTTTCCAGTAGTCACGACATAAAAGACTCTTCTATTTCACTTGCATTTGTTTTTATTTCAATCACTCAAGGGTACAGCGACACCTGTCCACCGACAATTCTACCAGAGAGTGACTAGTAGACAATCACACAATTTGATGTCCGTCCCCCCTGATATTCAAAACGTTAGGCGCACTAAACGGCAATGTGATTTGGGGTGGAAAATAAAAAGTCTTTGGCCCACAAACTGAACATACAAAGACTATATATTGACCAGAAGCAAGAGATTTGTTTCTTTTTGCGGACAACGAATAGTAGCAACATTAGATTGAATTTAGATATGTGGAAATTGGAGCTTAGATGAACATGTCTGCAACTGGTACCCACTGTCAGTTTCAGATTTGTTCTCCACTCACTCAGACCACTGAACCGCCTATGGTATTCCAAACTCCAAAGCGAGCAGGGATTTTGGTGAATTGCAATTTTCTTAAGCTAGCAGTCTAGCACAAGACAAGATGAACGAGAGATGTACGATACACAACAAGCATATATATGATCTTCTTCCATGTGCCATCAGGAGGTAAACAGCCCATACTGAAAAGGTCAAGATGTGTGCCCTGCCCACAAAACTACTGCACCGGCAAACACGCTTCGTTTAAGATGAAAATTATACTAGCACTAGACTAGAGATAGGAAATATGCACAGTTCTTTCAGTTCATCTTTACTTATACTACTGGAAGCCAGGATAGCATATATAAAGATACTAAAAATGAGGAATTATTGCAGTCAAAACAAGGCAATAACTTGTTCTTAAATAAATTCTGAAGAGTTGAGGTAACTACCCCCGGTGGAACCAGGAACAGGTCCCACGAACACACTCCAGATCTGGTAAGAGCTAATAAATTGACCGTCTGCGATACATAACTGAAACATAAGACGCTTATTTGGGGAACAAAAACTGCAGGGCAAAGGGCTATGAAAAATGAACGGAACGAACCTGGGGAAGTtggagatggagagcttcttCTCGCCGTACTTCCTCCATTGGTGCCCGTCGTCGTACGGCGCGTACGTGTCCGAGGTCCAGGTGCGCTCATCTTTCCTGGCGAATTACAGAACAGGCGCATACCGTCAGACTGCGCAAATTTCGCGGCGGGGGGCAAGGAGGAATCGATCGAGAACGACGCGTACCTGATCCTCTGCTGGGTCCTGGCTGCGGCGGCCCTGCTGGAGGAGCCCAGGTCGCAGGGGTAAGGAGGAACCGAGTCCAGAGCCATGGCGAGGAGGACGTCGGAGGCGAGAGGGGAGACCGGAGGAGGCGTTTCTTGCCTGGATGTTGTTGGTGTTGGAGACGACGGTTCTGACCACCTTTATTTATAGGCTTTAAACAacgacggtgcaggagcaggagcattCTTCAACGTTAACACGCGTCGCTTAACGCCGCTTCCACTCCTCGTCTTCAtcaatttattttcctttttttttctcttccaAAATATTAATACCCTTTCTACAGCCCTGAAATAAAAAATAATGGCCAGGAACTATATACACTGTATCTTTTCAACAATagacatcaaagcttataaaaaAACAATAGACAGCAAAGTTTTTTTAATACAAAAGATATGTTTTTTAATAATACAAAAGAAGAAGCAAACCCCTCTCTTTCTAATAAAACAATGAAAAACGAACCACACGTACAAACCAGAGACAGATCAGCAAAATTGTCCAAGGATTGAGAGCGAGAATACTATGTGAAATTTCCGGAATAATAAAACTTCTGATGTGTGTCTACTTTGTTATTTTCAATTTTATATATCTCCAGATCATGTCATTACAGTAGTTTCAGGACTAGTTTTAGTAGCTGTAATGATTAACGGAGAGAGGTGACGGAGTGAGGCTGCTGGCATCAAAGAGCCGGCCACATCTGAATGACTgttattaaaaaagaaatcaaatCTGAAGGACTGAAGGCCATTAACAATACCAATCCATGTGCAGGAGGACAGCTAGCTCTGCATTTCTTTACGTTTCTGAAGACTCTCAGCTTGGTCTTACATTACTTGTTAAatacttttaaaaaaaaaggcAGGCACAGCCTCACTACAAAATCTTGGGTTTGGTGGATGAATCCCCCCACCGCCACAGGCTagcataataaataaataaataaataaggagCTTATAGATATATAATATAGTGCATCGATTTGAACAAACTTTCACCTAGTAGTCTTTTTCAAAGCAAGGCCCTctttagttccaccaaattcccaactttgacactatgcaaaaagaagattccccgtcacatcaaacttgcggtacatgcatggagtactaaatgttgacgaaatcaaaaactaattgcacagtttggttgtactttgcgagacgaacgttttgagtctaattaatcaacgattggacaattattaccaaataaaaacaaagctaCAGTGCGTTTTGCGGCGCCAATTCGGCCGAACTAAACGTGGCCCAAGTCCCAAGAGAGAAgcccaaaaagaaagaaaaaatatataatcctGTCGACGGCTCCTCATTGAGCTGTATTATTAGTTACCATAATGCTAATATAATGACCTTATGGGCAGAAGACAAATGCTCTTGCTAGGAACAGTTGAAAATGACatgggccgcgtttagttcccGGCAGAATCGGCGCCGCCGAAATTCTCTGGCACTGTTCcggcactgtagcattttgtttgtatgtggtaataattgtccgatcgttgactaattaggctcaaaacgttcgtctcgcaaagtacaaccaaactgtgcaattaatttttgatttcgtcaacatttagtactccatgcatgtaccgtaaatttgatgtgatggggaatcttctttttgcatagtgccaaattcaggaaatttggtgaactaaacaagggcatgGTTTAAATATGTCTTTCCTGCTTTTGCATAATGATTATAAAATTGAAAGCACTTAACTAGTTGCAAGGTGCTTTCTACACTCTTCTGAAGACCAGATACACAATTCCTAAAGGCTAAAGCAAAACAGCAGTAGTAGTGGagcagtgtgtgtgtgtgtgtttcacTTCTCCATATTGGGGATAAATCCACAAAATTCATTTTATTTGTAGCTTGTAAttcgtttttttattaattataactgTCGCTTGTTCATGAGCAAATAATCCCCATCTGAACAAGACATTGGCAACAAAATTAGTGATATTCTAACCAAAAAAAGACGGCTGCTTAGGATCTATGGTTTTTATGGGATTAAAAAGTTAAACATCATTCTTCTAAATTAAAACATGGATAAAATCTCTGATAACATTCTGAGCTAAAAGCTAAATACTACGCTACCAATGAGCAGAGATCAATGGAAACAGCTTGTCCTTTTAATAGCATTGCATGATACTAATATTTTAGCCATTGAGGTCGTGGCTATCGAAGTAGCCGCGTCATCTCGCGCATTATTTTGTTGCGGAATTAGGAGAGGTAGTGGACTTTCTGGTGACAGATTCAAGCAGTCAAGCTTATAGTTTATTTGCTTCATAAACACATCCACGTACAAACAAACAGCTCATCACCCAAccattctttattttttttatgtGGAATGAAGAAGACGGTTGCTTTATTCAATTACCAAACTGTTGCAAAAAGAAGTTATATTTGTAGTGCACTAGTACCTAGTCCGAATCAAGATTGAGGGGAGGTCCAAATACCCATCCATGTTTCAAATACTCCATTGTCTTCAGAAAGCACATACATAGTACTTTGTCAGTTCCAAAGAATGTGCACCCACCCTAAAAAATTCCCGAAGTATGAGTGGTTTcatctcaagtgacgaatacTTGGAAGGGGAGAGGACAGAGAACAATAGGGATATAATTCTCTACTCTACAA is part of the Miscanthus floridulus cultivar M001 chromosome 9, ASM1932011v1, whole genome shotgun sequence genome and encodes:
- the LOC136483446 gene encoding transcription factor WRKY45-1-like, yielding MALDSVPPYPCDLGSSSRAAAARTQQRIRKDERTWTSDTYAPYDDGHQWRKYGEKKLSISNFPRFYYRCTYKNDMKCPATKQVQQKDTSDPPLFSVTYFNHHTCSTSSSAVGSARDIASQSSSKKAVSICFSPQAASEQPSFLTSPATPRSPIMHSYSANQQPDRSAYTYQQLQWTGGVPSHGSNGPAKMEVDDSAQPSPSSSSTSALSRTLLPIGQSRCIEYFHFL